The following nucleotide sequence is from Pseudomonadales bacterium.
ACCCGCAAAGGTTGCCGGGATATCTGCCACCAATGACAGATCGTTACTGCTAAATATCTTAACGCCACCCGGTTCATAGTTGGAAACCGCAATTAACGAACCATCCTGCGAAATTGCCCCACCGATTGAGTTCCCACCCTGAATGATTCGGTGAGTTATTTTTCCTGTCAGAATATCAACCCTGGTAAGGCCGCCGTCGCGTCCGAACACATAAGCATATCGAGCATCACGTGAAAAGACGACAGAGGCATGAGACAAGTCGCCTAGCTCTTCAACTCGGCACAACACCTGATCCGAAGAATTCTCCACCACTAATAAACTGCCGCGCTCACGCTCAATCACTACGCCCAGATCACCGCTACCTCGTAACTGTGAGTCACAGGCTCTCGCCCAGGCGGAAATGCAGACCAAGACTAAGCCCAACAAAATGGCCAGAACTTTATTATTCATTCCTTAACCTCTACGACTATCCCCGACTGAGTTGTTGCCTGGCTGGTGATCAGGTATACCAGATAATCAATTTCCTGTTCCGACAGCAAATTTTGCCAAGGTGGCATCGCGGTTCCAGGCAGACCCAGACTGATAACTTGTTTTAGATAGATGTCAGGTTTCCCAGCCAGTGCTTCCGGCAACAACGACGGCCCCAGGCCACCTTTTAAGCGCATACCATGGCAGGAACCACAGTCTTGTTTAAGCAAGTATTCAAGCTCCCGCTGACGCTCGGAGTTCAGCTGCAACGCATCTGCACTCGCAAGCCCAACGCTGAGTAAGAGGCTCATCAAAACCAGCCCTAACAGTCTGTAGGGGTTAAGCCAAGAAACAACAGGATTATACATGCCGTCATCATCAATCTTTTACGGAATGGCTTCCTTGATATGGGTCAAGTCCCACCAATTTTCGTTATTTCCATATTGAAGCCGAATGTTCAAGGCGCAGGAAAACAATCAACTCACTATACTGGTATGAGTTCTTATTTTTCGCAAACTTCGGCTAACTCCGGGCTATCATCACAAAATATGAATTTGGCGCCCAGCAGACTCGATGTCTCATCTTTTTCAACACCACACACTGCTTCCATATCAGCTTGGCCATCACAAAAAATAAGCCTACTATTTTTAGGGGGCTTAACCTCTTCCGTCAATAGGTTACATACCTCAAGCAACTTTTCGTAACGCTCGCAGGCCTCTGTGTCGGCCGGTATGGTGTTGCCCGAACGCGCGAATCCCCCGCTACAGTCACTTTCGATGGTTTGAATCTCATCGCAACGCAAAAACCCCTGTGGCATTTTCTTATTACTTTGTTTGGTGTACCAACTTGACCCCAAAGCTTGCGGCTCGCCACGGTGATAACGCACGATATGCTTGAGCTGGCCATCCTTATACCAGGCAACCTCTTTACCCTGTTTGATGCCCCTACGAAAATCGATCTGTAACCGTTTTTGGCCATTGGTATAATAATCAACCGCCATTCCGGAAAAGGGTTCACCGGATTCAGTGAGTAACCGTACTCCATCAACCAGCTTTAGCTGATCCATTTTCACCTCAACGACCGCAAGCGCGTCCTGAGTAGTTAGAATGAGAAAGACGGATATAAGGATTGCTTTCATAAGGCTGTATCGATTCGACGTTAACTAAAGTATAGCCCAGCTGGAATCCCGAGCTACGCTTTTAATAGCTCAATTAGCCAGGTGGAAATATCCACGATTTCCTCTAAACAAACAGCATGCGGCATCGCATACTCATGCCATTGCACTTGATAACCCCAAGCCTTTAGCTGGTCACGCGTAGCAATTCCGAGGGCATGGGCGACCACAGGGTCCTGCACGCCATGCCCCATAAAAATAGGAATTTCGGCATTCACTTGCGTTCTATGCTTGGCGACATAGTCCGCTAGCGGTAAATAGGTAGAAAGCGCCATAATCCCAGCCA
It contains:
- a CDS encoding cytochrome c is translated as MSLLLSVGLASADALQLNSERQRELEYLLKQDCGSCHGMRLKGGLGPSLLPEALAGKPDIYLKQVISLGLPGTAMPPWQNLLSEQEIDYLVYLITSQATTQSGIVVEVKE